A region from the Pseudalkalibacillus hwajinpoensis genome encodes:
- the rpsJ gene encoding 30S ribosomal protein S10 yields the protein MAKQKIRIRLKAYDHRILDQSAEKIVETAKRSGAQVSGPIPLPTEKSVYTILRAVHKYKDSREQFEMRTHKRLIDIIEPTPQTVDSLMRLDLPSGVDIEIKL from the coding sequence ATGGCAAAGCAAAAGATTCGTATTCGTTTAAAAGCATATGATCACCGTATTCTAGATCAGTCTGCTGAGAAAATTGTAGAAACAGCAAAACGTTCAGGTGCTCAAGTATCCGGACCAATCCCGTTGCCGACGGAAAAATCTGTTTACACAATTCTACGTGCTGTACACAAGTACAAAGATTCTCGTGAGCAGTTTGAAATGCGTACGCATAAGCGTCTTATCGACATCATCGAGCCTACACCACAAACGGTTGACTCGTTAATGCGTTTGGACCTACCGTCTGGCGTTGACATCGAAATTAAACTTTAA
- the tuf gene encoding elongation factor Tu yields the protein MSKEKFDRSKPHVNVGTVGHVDHGKTTLTAAITSVLHKRSGSGTAMAYDQIDGAPEERERGITISTAHVEYETENRHYAHVDCPGHADYVKNMITGAAQMDGGILVVSAADGPMPQTREHILLARQVGVPTLVVFLNKCDMVDDEELLELVEMEVRDLLSEYDFDGDEVPVIKGSALKALEGDADYEAKIYELMDAVDEYIPTPTRDTDKPFMMPVEDVFSITGRGTVATGRVERGQIKVGDEVEILGLAEENKKTTVTGVEMFRKLLDYAEAGDNIGALLRGVSRDDIQRGQVLVKPGTVKAHTKFQAEVYVLSKEEGGRHTPFFANYRPQFYFRTTDVTGTIALPEGVEMVMPGDNIEMTVELIAPIAIEDGTKFSIREGGRTVGAGVVATITE from the coding sequence AAACAACTCTAACAGCTGCGATCACTTCAGTGCTTCATAAGCGTTCAGGTAGCGGTACTGCTATGGCTTATGATCAAATTGATGGTGCTCCTGAAGAGCGCGAACGTGGAATTACAATCTCAACTGCACACGTTGAGTACGAAACTGAAAACCGTCACTATGCACACGTTGACTGCCCAGGTCACGCTGACTATGTTAAAAACATGATCACTGGTGCTGCACAAATGGACGGAGGAATCCTAGTAGTTTCTGCTGCTGACGGTCCAATGCCACAAACTCGTGAACACATCCTTCTTGCTCGTCAAGTTGGTGTACCAACTCTAGTTGTATTCTTGAACAAATGCGACATGGTTGACGACGAAGAACTACTTGAACTAGTTGAAATGGAAGTTCGTGATCTTCTTTCTGAATACGACTTCGATGGCGATGAAGTTCCAGTAATCAAAGGTTCTGCTCTTAAAGCTCTAGAAGGCGACGCTGACTACGAAGCTAAGATTTATGAACTTATGGACGCTGTTGATGAGTATATCCCAACTCCAACACGTGACACTGACAAGCCATTCATGATGCCAGTTGAGGACGTATTCTCAATCACTGGTCGTGGTACAGTAGCAACTGGCCGTGTTGAGCGTGGACAAATCAAAGTCGGTGACGAAGTTGAAATTCTTGGTCTTGCTGAAGAGAACAAGAAAACAACAGTTACTGGTGTTGAAATGTTCCGTAAGCTTCTTGACTATGCTGAAGCTGGTGACAACATTGGTGCACTTCTTCGTGGTGTATCCCGCGACGACATTCAGCGTGGACAAGTTCTTGTTAAGCCAGGAACTGTAAAAGCTCACACTAAGTTCCAAGCTGAAGTTTACGTTCTTTCTAAAGAAGAGGGTGGACGTCACACTCCATTCTTCGCTAACTACCGTCCTCAGTTCTACTTCCGTACAACTGACGTAACTGGTACAATCGCTCTTCCTGAAGGCGTTGAAATGGTTATGCCTGGAGACAACATCGAAATGACAGTTGAACTTATCGCTCCAATCGCAATCGAAGATGGAACTAAGTTCTCTATCCGTGAAGGTGGACGTACTGTAGGCGCAGGCGTTGTAGCAACAATCACTGAGTAA